The Candidatus Limnocylindria bacterium genome has a segment encoding these proteins:
- a CDS encoding MoaD/ThiS family protein: MVTPVRRAHVRILLHGAYRGFAGGARDVTLEASTLREALEALVKAHPSLAERMRDEHGRLRAHLGLFVNQEDARFLGGEDATLADGDIVHVLPALSGG, encoded by the coding sequence TTGGTCACTCCCGTTCGTCGTGCTCATGTGCGGATACTTCTTCACGGCGCCTACCGCGGCTTCGCCGGCGGGGCGCGCGACGTGACGCTCGAGGCATCGACCCTTCGCGAGGCCCTCGAGGCCCTGGTGAAGGCGCACCCGTCGCTCGCGGAGCGGATGCGCGACGAGCACGGCCGGCTGCGCGCGCACCTGGGCCTGTTCGTGAACCAAGAGGACGCGCGCTTCCTGGGTGGTGAGGACGCTACGCTCGCGGACGGGGACATCGTGCATGTTCTTCCGGCGCTTTCGGGCGGATAG